Proteins found in one Ornithorhynchus anatinus isolate Pmale09 chromosome 8, mOrnAna1.pri.v4, whole genome shotgun sequence genomic segment:
- the HYPK gene encoding huntingtin-interacting protein K isoform X1, whose protein sequence is MAAEGDVELELETEPSGPERPPEKPRKHDSGAADLERVTDYAEEKEIQSSNLETAMSVIGDRRSREQKAKQEREKELAKVTIKKEDLELIMTEMEISRAAAERSLREHMGNVVEALITLTN, encoded by the exons ATGGCCGCCGAGGGGGacgtggagctggagctggagacgGAGCCCAGCGGCCCCGAGCGGCCGCCCGAGAAGCCGCGGAAGCACGACAGCGGCGCGGCCGACCTGGAGCGCGTCACCGACTATGCGGAGGAGAAGGAGATCCAGAGCTCCAACCTGGAgacg GCCATGTCGGTCATCGGAGACCGCCGCTCCCGGGAGCAGAAGGCCAAGCAGGAGCG ggagaaggagctggcgaAAGTCACCATCAAGAAGGAGGATCTGGAGCTGATA ATGACAGAGATGGAGATCTCGCGTGCGGCCGCCGAGAGGAGCCTGCGGGAACACATGGGCAACGTGGTGGAGGCCCTCATCACCCTCACCAACTGA
- the SERINC4 gene encoding serine incorporator 4 isoform X1, whose product MVGGEEKDRGPLDSAPRHNWPNQVLADAEAHQDPQSRLCPRSLAQASSCCGSWPGSCPPHWPQLGEPASSRLLYTLLHVGASAACCLLLSSPSLDALAEKVPLPWGLCARLSSHRDCAALRGPGAVYRVCAGTATFYLLQATLLLHVRSPYSTRARLHHGFWFLKFLLLLGLCVAAFWIPDEHLFPAWHYVGIGGGFAFILLQLVLITAFAHSWDRNWMTGAAQDGRWLLAVLLATLAFYCVAVVGAGLLFRHYTRPAGCLLNKALLGLHLGLCGLLSCLSLAPFVRRRQPRSSPLQTSIISCYIMYLTFSALSSRPPEQVLLGGQNRTMCLPSLDSPGQQAPGTSLAVLSAGIMYTCVLIACNEASYLAEVFGPLWMVKVYSYELQKPSLCFCCPDRVNLKEGGPPGGEEGPVPPAAPQGPPDKAQRLPYSYSAFHFVFFLASLYVMVSLTDWFSYEGAEMGSTFVKGSWATFWVKVASCWACILLYLGLLLVPLCRPLARPPRPRRRLRRLRHRRLHPVSA is encoded by the exons AtggtgggaggtgaggagaaggaCAGAGGACCCCTGGACTCGGCCCCACGGCACAACTGGCCCAACCAAGTCCTGGCCGACGCCGAGGCCCATCAG GACccccagtccaggctctgcccccgCTCCCTGGCCCAGGCGTCCAGCTGCTGTGGCTCCTGGCCTGGCTCCTGCCCGCCTCACTGGCCGCAGCTCGGGGAGCCTGCCAGCAGCCGCCTGCTCTACACCCTGCTGCACGTCGGAGCTTCGGCCGCCTGTTGCCTCCTGCTGTCCAGCCCCTCGCTGGACGCTCTGGCCGAGAAG GTGCCCCTGCCCTGGGGCCTGTGTGCGCGCCTGTCCAGCCACCGGGACTGTGCGGCCCTGCGCGGCCCGGGGGCCGTGTACCGCGTGTGTGCGGGGACCGCCACCTTCTACCTGCtgcaggccaccctgctcctccacgTGCGCTCCCCGTACAGCACCCGCGCCCGCCTGCACCACGG GTTCTGGTTCCTGAAGTTCCTGCTCCTGCTGGGCCTCTGCGTGGCAGCTTTCTGGATCCCGGATGAACACCTTTTCCCAG CCTGGCACTATGTGGGCATCGGAGGTGGCTTCGCCTTTATTCTGCTGCAACTGGTGCTCATCACCGCTTTCGCCCACAGCTGGGACCGTAATTG GATGACAGGGGCGGCCCAGGACGGACGCTGGCTGCTGGCGGTGCTGCTGGCCACACTGGCATTCTACTGCGTGGCGGTGGTGGGTGCCGGGCTGCTTTTCCGGCACTACACCCGCCCGGCCGGCTGCCTGCTCAACAAAGCCCTGCTGGGCCTGCACCTCGGCCTCTGCGGCCTGCTCTCCTGCCTCTCACTGGCCCCCTTCGTCCGGCGCA GGCAGCCTCGCTCTAGCCCTCTGCAGACCTCCATCATCAGCTGCTACATCATGTACCTGACCTTCTCGGCCCTGTCCAGCCGACCCCCGGAGCAGG TCCTGCTCGGGGGGCAGAACCGGACCATGTGCCTGCCCAGCCTGGACTCCCCGGGACAACAAGCGCCAGGCACCTCTCtggccgtgctgagcgctggcaTCATGTACACCTGCGTGCTCATCGCCTG taACGAGGCCTCCTACCTGGCAGAGGTGTTCGGGCCCCTGTGGATGGTCAAAGTTTACAGCTACGAACTCCAG aaaccatcgcTATGCTTCTGCTGCCCTGACCGGGTGAACctgaaggagggag GGCcgcctgggggagaggagggaccggTGCCTCCCGCAGCTCCACAGGGGCCTCCCGACAAGGCCCAGCGACTTCCTTACAGCTACTCGGCCTTCCACTTCGTCTTCTTCCTGGCCTCTCTCTACGTCATGGTCTCTCTCACCGACTGGTTCAG ttaCGAGGGGGCAGAAATGGGCTCCACCTTTGTGAAGGGCAGCTGGGCCACGTTCTGGGTCAAGGTGGCCTCATGCTGGGCCTGCATCCTGCTCTACCTGGGCCTGCTGCTGGTTCCGCTCTGCAGGCCACTGGCCCGACCCCCGCGTCCCCGCCGCCGTCTCCGCCGTCTCCGCCACCGTCGCCTTCACCCGGTTTCTGCCTAA
- the HYPK gene encoding huntingtin-interacting protein K isoform X2: MAAEGDVELELETEPSGPERPPEKPRKHDSGAADLERVTDYAEEKEIQSSNLETGEGAGESHHQEGGSGADSE, from the exons ATGGCCGCCGAGGGGGacgtggagctggagctggagacgGAGCCCAGCGGCCCCGAGCGGCCGCCCGAGAAGCCGCGGAAGCACGACAGCGGCGCGGCCGACCTGGAGCGCGTCACCGACTATGCGGAGGAGAAGGAGATCCAGAGCTCCAACCTGGAgacg ggagaaggagctggcgaAAGTCACCATCAAGAAGGAGGATCTGGAGCTGATAGTGAGTGA
- the SERF2 gene encoding small EDRK-rich factor 2, with the protein MTRGNQRELARQKNMKKQSDSGKGKRRDDGLSAAARKQRDSEIMQQKQKKANEKKEEPK; encoded by the exons ATGACCC GCGGTAACCAACGCGAGCTCGCCCGCCAGAAGAACATGAAGAAGCAGAGCGACTCGGGCAAGGGCAAACGCCGGGACGACGGGCTCTCGGCCGCCGCCCGCAAGCAGAG ggactcGGAGATCATGCAGCAGAAGCAGAAAAAAGCCAACGAGAAGAAGGAGGAGCCCAAATAG
- the SERINC4 gene encoding serine incorporator 4 isoform X2, whose translation MVGGEEKDRGPLDSAPRHNWPNQVLADAEAHQASSCCGSWPGSCPPHWPQLGEPASSRLLYTLLHVGASAACCLLLSSPSLDALAEKVPLPWGLCARLSSHRDCAALRGPGAVYRVCAGTATFYLLQATLLLHVRSPYSTRARLHHGFWFLKFLLLLGLCVAAFWIPDEHLFPAWHYVGIGGGFAFILLQLVLITAFAHSWDRNWMTGAAQDGRWLLAVLLATLAFYCVAVVGAGLLFRHYTRPAGCLLNKALLGLHLGLCGLLSCLSLAPFVRRRQPRSSPLQTSIISCYIMYLTFSALSSRPPEQVLLGGQNRTMCLPSLDSPGQQAPGTSLAVLSAGIMYTCVLIACNEASYLAEVFGPLWMVKVYSYELQKPSLCFCCPDRVNLKEGGPPGGEEGPVPPAAPQGPPDKAQRLPYSYSAFHFVFFLASLYVMVSLTDWFSYEGAEMGSTFVKGSWATFWVKVASCWACILLYLGLLLVPLCRPLARPPRPRRRLRRLRHRRLHPVSA comes from the exons AtggtgggaggtgaggagaaggaCAGAGGACCCCTGGACTCGGCCCCACGGCACAACTGGCCCAACCAAGTCCTGGCCGACGCCGAGGCCCATCAG GCGTCCAGCTGCTGTGGCTCCTGGCCTGGCTCCTGCCCGCCTCACTGGCCGCAGCTCGGGGAGCCTGCCAGCAGCCGCCTGCTCTACACCCTGCTGCACGTCGGAGCTTCGGCCGCCTGTTGCCTCCTGCTGTCCAGCCCCTCGCTGGACGCTCTGGCCGAGAAG GTGCCCCTGCCCTGGGGCCTGTGTGCGCGCCTGTCCAGCCACCGGGACTGTGCGGCCCTGCGCGGCCCGGGGGCCGTGTACCGCGTGTGTGCGGGGACCGCCACCTTCTACCTGCtgcaggccaccctgctcctccacgTGCGCTCCCCGTACAGCACCCGCGCCCGCCTGCACCACGG GTTCTGGTTCCTGAAGTTCCTGCTCCTGCTGGGCCTCTGCGTGGCAGCTTTCTGGATCCCGGATGAACACCTTTTCCCAG CCTGGCACTATGTGGGCATCGGAGGTGGCTTCGCCTTTATTCTGCTGCAACTGGTGCTCATCACCGCTTTCGCCCACAGCTGGGACCGTAATTG GATGACAGGGGCGGCCCAGGACGGACGCTGGCTGCTGGCGGTGCTGCTGGCCACACTGGCATTCTACTGCGTGGCGGTGGTGGGTGCCGGGCTGCTTTTCCGGCACTACACCCGCCCGGCCGGCTGCCTGCTCAACAAAGCCCTGCTGGGCCTGCACCTCGGCCTCTGCGGCCTGCTCTCCTGCCTCTCACTGGCCCCCTTCGTCCGGCGCA GGCAGCCTCGCTCTAGCCCTCTGCAGACCTCCATCATCAGCTGCTACATCATGTACCTGACCTTCTCGGCCCTGTCCAGCCGACCCCCGGAGCAGG TCCTGCTCGGGGGGCAGAACCGGACCATGTGCCTGCCCAGCCTGGACTCCCCGGGACAACAAGCGCCAGGCACCTCTCtggccgtgctgagcgctggcaTCATGTACACCTGCGTGCTCATCGCCTG taACGAGGCCTCCTACCTGGCAGAGGTGTTCGGGCCCCTGTGGATGGTCAAAGTTTACAGCTACGAACTCCAG aaaccatcgcTATGCTTCTGCTGCCCTGACCGGGTGAACctgaaggagggag GGCcgcctgggggagaggagggaccggTGCCTCCCGCAGCTCCACAGGGGCCTCCCGACAAGGCCCAGCGACTTCCTTACAGCTACTCGGCCTTCCACTTCGTCTTCTTCCTGGCCTCTCTCTACGTCATGGTCTCTCTCACCGACTGGTTCAG ttaCGAGGGGGCAGAAATGGGCTCCACCTTTGTGAAGGGCAGCTGGGCCACGTTCTGGGTCAAGGTGGCCTCATGCTGGGCCTGCATCCTGCTCTACCTGGGCCTGCTGCTGGTTCCGCTCTGCAGGCCACTGGCCCGACCCCCGCGTCCCCGCCGCCGTCTCCGCCGTCTCCGCCACCGTCGCCTTCACCCGGTTTCTGCCTAA
- the MFAP1 gene encoding microfibrillar-associated protein 1, whose amino-acid sequence MSVPSALMKQPPIQSTAGAVPVRNEKGEISMEKVKVKRYVSGKRPDYAPMESSDEEDEEFQFIKKAKEQEIEPEEQEEDSSSDPRLRRLQNRISEDVEERLARHRKIVEPEVVGESDSEVEGDAWRMEREDSSEEEEEEIDDEEIERRRGMMRQRAQERKNEELEVMEVEDEGRSGEESESESEYEEYTDSEDEMEPRLKPVFIRKKDRVTVQEREAEALKQKELEQEAKRLAEERRKYTLKIVEEETKKELEENKRSLAALDALNTDDENDEEEYEAWKVRELKRIKRDREDREANEKEKAEIERMRNLTEEERRAELRANGKVITNKAVKGKYKFLQKYYHRGAFFMDEDEEVYKRDFSAPTLEDHFNKTILPKVMQVKNFGRSGRTKYTHLVDQDTTSFDSAWGQESAQNTKFFKQKAAGVRDVFERPSAKKRKAT is encoded by the exons ATGTCGGTCCCCAGCGCCCTGATGAAGCAGCCGCCCATCCAGTCCACGGCCGGAGCCGTCCCGGTCCGCAATGAGAAAG gtgaAATTTCCATGGAGAAGGTGAAGGTGAAGAGGTATGTGTCGGGTAAGAGGCCGGACTACGCGCCCATGGAGTCCTCggacgaggaggatgaggagttccAGTTCATCAAGAAGGCCAAAGAGCAGGAGATCGAACccgaggaacaggaggaggattcGTCCAGCGACCCCCGTCTGCGGCGCCTGCAGAACCGGATCAGCgaggatgtggaagagag GTTGGCCCGGCACCGGAAGATCGTGGAGCCGGAGGTGGTTGGAGAGAGCGACTCCGAAGTGGAGGGAGACGCCTGGCGCATGGAGCGGGAAGACagcagtgaggaggaagaagaggagattgaCGACGAG GAGATCGAGCGGCGGCGGGGGATGATGCGCCAGCGAGCCCAGGAGAGGAAGAACGAGGAGCTGGAGGTGATGGAGGTGGAGGACGAGGGGCGGTCCGGTGAGGAGTCTGAGTCCGAGTCTGAGTACGAAGAGTACACGGACAGCGAGGACGAGATGGAGCCCCGCCTCAAGCCCGTCTTCATCCGCAA GAAAGACCGGGTGACCGTACAAGAGCGGGAGGCCGAGGCGCTGAAGCAgaaggagctggagcaggaggcCAAGCGGCTGGCGGAGGAGCGGCGCAAGTACACgctgaag ATCGTGGAGGAGGAGACCaagaaggagctggaggagaacaAGCGGTCTTTGGCGGCACTGGACGCCCTCAACACTGACGACGAGAACGACGAGGAGGAGTACGAGGCCTGGAAAGTGCGGGAGCTGAAACGCATCAAGCGGGACCGAGAGGACCGGGAGGC GAACGAGAAGGAGAAGGCTGAGATCGAGCGCATGCGCAACCTGACGGAGGAGGAGCGGCGGGCCGAACTGCGGGCCAACGGCAAAGTCATCACCAACAAGGCCGTCAAGGGCAAATACAAGTTCCTGCAGAAGTACTACCACCGCGGGGCGTTCTTCATG GATGAGGACGAGGAGGTCTACAAGAGGGACTTCAGCGCGCCCACCCTGGAGGACCACTTCAACAAGACCATCCTGCCAAAAGTCATGCAG GTCAAGAACTTCGGGCGTTCGGGCCGCACCAAGTACACCCATCTGGTGGACCAGGACACCACCTCCTTCGACTCGGCCTGGGGCCAGGAGAGCGCCCAGAACACCAAGTTCTTCAAGCAGAAGGCAGCCGGGGTGCGGGACGTCTTCGAGCGGCCGTCGGCCAAGAAGAGGAAAGCCACCTag